GACCCTCCACCTCGCTCATAGCTTCACTTAGCTCTTCTCGCAGGCGCTGGATCTCCACCAGCAGCTCCTGCTTGCGCCGCCGGATGTTCTCCAACTCCATGCGCTCCTCTGGAGTCAAGTCTGGGGGCTCTGGGGACCAGGGTCAAGAAATTAGTTCTGGGGGTCAGGACTCCTGCATCCTGAGAAAGGATTTGGGCTGGGGGCCTGGATTCCTGTCCAGAAGAGGAATGGGTACCAGAAGTCTGAGGAGAGGGAGTAAAACTGAGTCCTGAGTTTGTGTCAGAAGTGCCTAGGAATCCCAGCTCATAGGTCTGAGGATGAATTTCTGGGCCAATTACTTGAAAGGCAACCAGTCCCTGGGATTCTGGACCCATCACCACAATTAGAAACTCCTGAGTCTGAATTTTAGATGCTTTATTTGGAAGCCCTGGCTCCTTGGTCCCAACACAGTAGAACAGGATGCTTGGATATTGGAAACATTACTTGGAAGGACACAGGGCCTTGGACTCATGGCTTCATCATCAAAAGGGCTTTGGGGTCCTAGATCTCGGATGCAAATCTTGGAAAGACACCAGGACTCTGGCTTCTGGATCCACCACTGTAGGGATCCTAGCATGAACCTGGGGTGCATTTCTCGTAAGGGGGCCAGATTCTGGCTCCATCATGATGGGAAAGTTGGGGGTCCTGAATCTTGGGTGCATTTCTTGGAAAAGAAACGAGGTTCTGGTTCCGCCATAGCGGACAACGTGGCCTGGATCTGGGGTACACAGTAGAAACAAGCTACGGCAGCAGGACCCTGGGTCAGGGTCGGAAAGGACGGCGTTAAGCCTAGGTCCGCAGGAAGAAAGCCAGGCCGCCGCTCCCGCGGGTGTACGCCCCGCCCCGCTGcgcgccccgccccgcccgccGTCGCCGGAAGCGGGCTCGGCCCAAACAATGGCCCGGGACCCCCGGCTCTCGACCGCGCCGGAAGCCCGTCCCGCGCGCTGAAAGAAGCCTCGCCACTGCCCTGCTGTCCGCGGCGGGGCTCGGGAGCCgctccgcccgcccgcccgcctcgCCCGGCCTACCGTAGACACCGTCCTCCATGGCGGCTAGGAAGGCCCGCGGGGAGTCCGGGGCGGTTCCGCCGGCTGGGCCTGCGTCCGCGTCGGCCCGCGGGCTCGAGTGAGCCCGCTCAAACGCCCCAGGAGCCACCGCCGCCTCCTCAGCGCCCGTCCTCAGCGCCGAAAAGACTCTCCCTTCACGGCCCAACCGCCCGGCCGGTGGGGCCCGCCCCTTGCTTTGACACCACCCAATCTGCTGCGGGTCTCCCAGAATGCTCCGCCCCCTAGCCCCACAGGATCATTTCCAGGACCAATAGGCACACAAGAAGGAGATGCAGGCACGTACAGCTGGCGATAGACTGCTAGCCTGACCAATCGGACTGTGGGTAGTGTGCTCGGTCCCGCCCCCGAAACAAAGGAAAATCCTTGGCAGCTTTATCCTCCAATAAGAAAATTGATAAAGAAGTGACCAGGAGGTGTGGCTTCATGGAGAGGGGAGATTGCGCCTGCGCACAAGCCAGACTAGCGGTACTtaaccctccacccccccccaacagGCATTCGTTGTTAGGGGGCGGTGCTTTGTTAGTTTTGTTGTCAAGGGCGGGGTCTCAACCTTGGGTTGCAGCTCGAGCCACACCTCCTGGCCCTCCACGCTAGCTTTTGACCGCAGTGGTTGCCAAGCAACTGCGAGCCACACAGGTCGGTCTTTTTGCCTCCTTTCTCAGGGTAATTCTCTGCAGGTCGCTATCTCTGAACCCTTTTCATACCTCTACATGAGACTTTCCTACATACCTCAAATCTCCTCAGAATCAAAGGATGGTAAATAAAAGCATTCTTTCTTCCAAATGTTATGGTATTGGGTACCGTGAATGCGCGGTGACTCTTCCTCCTAAACTCTCCCTCTTAGCTTCCTCTTCCTAAAATCCTGCCTTCCCCAGGCATTCTCCCAAGACACCCCTTTTTCCTCAGAATCTTCTGCCTGGCACTCTGTCAACTCTCCAAGACCCTGTGCTTAAAGTCCTCCTTCCACCCAACCTTTTCAGTTCCCAcactcctgccccccccccttttttttttcttttcgagacagggtttctctgtcctggaattcaccctgtagaccaggctgccctcgaactcagaagtcctcctacttctgcctcctaaatgctgggattaaaaggcgtgcgctaccactgctCGGCTCACTGCTCTTCTTAAACTCATTCCTCCACACATTATTCTCCTCTTTACAGGGAAAGCAGTGAGGGGCCTGTGTGATGGGGAACTCCGGCACACTTGTAAATCCCAGGCCCATGATGGGGCTTCCAGGTCTTGTCCTCATTTGTGTCCCTGAGCTGCTCAGGTGGGGGCGGATTCTGGGCCAGGACTTGGGTAAGCCTCTGGATTAGTCACGGAGCCTCCTAATCCCCTCTGTGACCTTTACGACTGGCGTGACCCATGCCTTCTCTTCTGGAGACCCTGGGTACACCAGTTCTACCCAGTTCTCTCTTTTCATTAGAATCCCATGTCCCTGCCTGTTCAGCCCAACCAACTTAGCATCCTTCTCCGCCATGGTCTCCTTTGTTCCCAGTCCCTGCCCTGGACTTGGAGGTGGGAGAGCTGCCAGCTAATTAATCCTGTCCGGTTATTAACTGGGGATTCTGAAGGATAAAGCAAGATGAGAACCAGAGGAGGGCATGGGTGGACTCAGCACTCAGGCAAGCCAGTGCCAGCGATGGTGCTGGCTCCCAGTAGGGAACATGAGTGAGGACACCTCTGCTTTCTGGCAACTCCCCTGAGGCTGGCCCTCAGCCTGCTGAGCACTTAGGCGGCTGCACCAATGGGTAAAGGCCAAGAACAGAGACCCACAATTTCAGAAATACAGGTACCCTGCCAGAGCTCCGGGGCCTTCATACAGTGACAGGGTTCCCCCTGTGAACACCTCCACTTCTCACAGTGGATATACCCTAGAGACAACTGCTGCCTCTCCCATCCCCAGCCCCTAAGCTGGAGCAGGGAAATGGTGACACTGGCCCCTGGTGATAGCCCATGCTTTTTGCTCGTTCTGAATCTAAGTACATGGATCCAGCCATCAAGTCAGTGTCCCCTCCACTACCCCTGGAAGGCTGTTTCAGCATGAGGGTAGGGAGAGGAAATCTCAGGACCTACACTGTATCTTAGCCTCTGTAGGGTGAAGGACCACCCTGCCAGGAGAACTGTGGCTGTTGTTACAGGGAAAACAGAAGCATCACGAGGAGAGATTTGCCTAAAGTCCTGAAGTTACTTGTAGCTGCTGGGATCTAAATGAAGTGAGCCTTCCCGGATCTCTGCAGGACTCCAATTAGCTTGGGGCTTTTCACATCTTACTacagaacaaacagaaaagatagagatctgtatttatatcatatataatacacatctgtataatatctgtgaGAAAGAGACACACATCACTAGGTATAGTAATCCAGGATATTTTAGGCTTGCCGGCCTcagcctcttccttcccttttccattCGTTAGCTCTGTGATCGTCCAGGCTCTTGCTTGCAAGCTCCACCCAGAGCAGTGTCTACCTCCTAGAGCTGTCAGGCTGTCCATCTGAAGGTGACTAGGACTTCTAGGCTTTGGGACAGGACAGCGCTGGTCTCTGGAGTTTTGATTCCTTTTGGCATTACAGAACCATAGCAAGCCAGCCAAGGTCATGGAGGTCCCCAGCCCTGCTAGGCAGAGCGGAGCCAGCAAATCACAGACAGCTAGGATCCCACCCGGACTCTGATCAGCCCTGAACCACAGAACCTGATTCCTTTGGATGCTCTAAGAATGGCacttcaaacaaaaacaaaattcaccCTGTGGATCATGGAGAAGCCAGACCTACCTACCCCCTCTAGCCGGACCCTACACAGCCAGTCCTCCAGAGTCCTCCGGGATCTGGAACCTTCGTGTGTCAGCTTAGTCCTTCCACACTCAGAAACCTACCAATGTTTTGTGTATTCTAGAAACATAGCTTTGTAGTTTCTGGAGCAGCTCCACTCTCCTCTAGCCAACCTGTTTTAGAATCCCCAGTGTCAACTTAGACTCAAGAGAATCTCAACTCTTGGGCTTTCTGGAGCCACTGGGCCTTTTCTCCACACACGGTCCAGTCACTGTTCTGTCTTTGGTCAATTATAATGATCCTGAATCCTTGTTTCTTGATCTGTGTAAATTGACATTTTCCTCCATGACGCTGTGTATCTCACTGATGTTCAACCAAAACCCAGCCTCCACGCCTTGTCTCTTGTATGGTCCAGAAATCTGATCCTTCGGCTCTGGTAAGCCTCAGGAATCCAGCTCATAAAGGGGTCTCGGGAGTGAGAATGGAGCAGAGAAATAAAGGTGTGGTCTATCTGTGGTAGACATCCTCGTGGTTAATGGTCACCTCAGCAGGCCACTGGGCCTGAGAAACCCCTGTCCCACTCCCATCAGAGGCTGGAAGGAAGCTGTCATCTTTGGGAAGGGGTGTCACATGGGGAAGTGGGCCTCAGCTGTGTCATGGAGGCAGGGTCAGAGCCAGGGTTGGTGTAAGAGCTTGGGGGCTGGCAGCCCTCTCTGGGGTCTCTGCTGAAGTCCCCTCCTTAgtgtcctcctcctcatcttcctcctggcAGCAGCTCAGAGCAAGTTCATTCTCATAACAAAATGCAGTGAGGGAGCCAGGGAAACTTGACTTAGGGCTGTGGGAAGCCTGCTCTGCCCGTTCATCCAGCTCCTTGGCACTGCAGACTGGTGTCCCTGGGACCTCATATGTTCGATGGAAGTGGCGATAGTCAACCTCATACTGGGAGCCACGCTGGAAGAGGACCGGCTCGAAGCGATGTCCCCAGAGCAGCTCACCTGGGAGGTAAGATGAGCGGCACTGTGTAGTCATGGCTGTGGCCTCAACCATACCTTCAAGAATGACCACCAGCTCAAAGTCAGCCCGGGCCAGCTCGGCCCGCCCCAGCTCATACAGTGGACTGGCAGAGTCAATCTCATGCACAATGGTAATGGGGGAGACGAGGAAGATGCGATCAGTGCCTCCATCAAAACCAACATCTACATCCTGGTGGTCCAGTGGGATGTACTCACCCTCGGGGGTCACACGGGGCTGTGCAGGAGCAAGAGGACAGAGTCAGAGAAGTGAACAAGGATTACAGAAAGACAGGAGCAaagatacaaagaacaaagagcaATACGGTGAGATTGATCCAGAGAcaggcacagaggcaggcagacagacagattctAAGAGAAAGGCACACAGACTCAAACCCAGGGAAAGGGGAACACAAACCCCAAacgccagggcaaccaaaactcAGGAGCAAGGGAAGGCAGAAGAGACCTggagagagagggatagagacTTAGAGAGCTAGGAAccgagagagagacaggaggatataCAGGGTACATCTGGCTCCAACAGGAACTATTCTACGGCTGTTTCAGGCGGCTGTGCCCCTCATCCCACTGAGTATAGGGCTGAGCACACGGAGAAGTGTGTGTCAGTACTGGCAGTGTGTCAGGAGTTTTGCCTCCTACTTACTACCCTATGACTGTCTTTCAGGCTGTGTCACTGCCCcgcagacctctggaagaagtgACCTCCTGGGTTATCTTGGGAGTTTTAAAGGGCTAGGAGCTCAAGTATGGTTGGGGCTCTTTTTCTGTGCCCCAGGGGCTTCTGGAAGCTGTATTTCCCACAATTAGCCACCCTCTCATCTGACCTCAAGTGCAACCTCTACTAGGCCAATGCTGACTGCAACTCAATGGTTTGTTGGGGACCCAGCCGCTTGAGCAATGTGGCCCCAAGTCAGGAGCATCGAAGCTTCTACAGCAGGGCTTGGAGGAGGTTGCTGTCCTAGGGGCTGGGGAGAATGGCCTCATGGTGGGACTGTTCCCAGCCTAGGTGCTCTACTTATTGGGCAGGAGATTGGTGGGAGAGCCTGGGACCCAAGTCCTGAGTTTCTGTCATCCTTTCTCCTGGGAATTGTGCCTTGGACAGTGGCAAGGCCTCACAGTCCCCAACACCCACTCAACACATCTCAGGCTGTTGCACAGGCACTTCCCTGCCTTAATGTTGCTGGGAGCTGCAGGAGGAGCAGCGGAGGAGGAGTCTAGAGCACTCAGTAAACTATCAGGCAGCCTCCAGGACAAGGGGTCTTCCTGTACTTTCCAACCGTTCCTCTTCTAatcacacacgcacgcgcacacacctGTAGCATCTGGGttccctctccagcccccacactcCCCCCCCTCACCTGCAGCAGCTGGGCCCGCACGTGAGCTTCCACCAGGTGACTGCGTCGCAGGTTGCCCACCCGCCACATGAGGCAGAGACGGTGGTCTCGCAGAGCCACCACTGCGTTCTCACTGAAGACTAGTGTCTCGTTGCGTTTCTTGGGCTTGGCCATCTTGGCCATAACTGCACCCACGACGAAGGCGTCGAGCACACAGCCTGCGATGCACTGCAGCACCACAGCGGCCACAGCAGCTGGACACTCCTCGGTGACGCTGCGCACACCATAGCCTATGGACGTCTGTGTCTCCAGTGCAAAgaggaaggcagccaggaagctgGCCACTTGCGAGAAACAGGGAGCCGGTGGCGGTGGGGCAGCTAGGTCGCCGTGCAGCGAGGCGATGAGCCAGAAGGTCAGGCCGAAGAGCAACCAGGAGGCGAGGAAGGAACAGGAGAAGAGCAGGCACATCCAGCGCCAGCGCACGTCCACACATGTGGTGAACAGGTCACTTAGGTAGCGCGCGCCCTGGCCGCCCAGATTCACGAAGCGCACATTGCAGTGCCCATCTTTTTTGACGAAGCGCCCGCGGCGCCGGCTCCCAGCTACCGGTCCAGGAGCCCACCCATTGCGGCACAGTCCGGCCCCCGCCTCTTCCTCATCCCCAGCTCGACTGTTTCCTGGCTCCAGCGCGCCGCTCAGGCGGCGCAGGGCCCTAGCCAGGCCCATTGGGTGGGGAGACCCCCTCTAGATCTGTCCTAGCGGGGGGCAGGCGCCCCAAACctgcagaacaacaacaacaaaaaatgggcAGGAATGTCAGGGGTACCAGGAATTGGAGGACCCACCGGCCACAACACTGTCTTCTGCATCCTCAGCTAACAAAAAGGATAGGGCAACATTTAAGAATATCCTGCCTGCCATAGGAAACTTGGTATAGGTACAACTGTATCAGAGGGTTTGAAGTCCAAGTAAttgttgacagggtttctctgtgtagctctggctgtcctggaactcactctgtagaccaggttggcctcaaactcagaaatccgcctgcctctgcctcctaagtgctgggatttaaaggtgtgcaccaccactgcccggctcaagtTAATGTTTTTATGACATATGCCAAATTGGTGGCTGACACTGCTGCAAACTGTTTGTGGATTTACACattcgtggtgtgtgtgtgtatgtgtgtgtgtgtgtcggggagggggggggtgttTGCTTTTGAGATGATACCGGTGTGGAACACAAAGGGACTCCTGAATGTCAggcagtgctctaccactgaaccatgcctgcctctaGCACAAAGAACAGTTTTGagggctggctcagcaggtaagagcactgactgctcttccgaaggtcccgagttcaaatcccagcaaccacatggtggctcacaacaaccacctgtaatgagatctggtgtgtctgaaatcagctacagtgtacttacatataataataaataaatcttaaaaaaagaacagtTTTGAGATAGACAATATAATCTTACGATATAAACTGCTTAAGACCACAGCTACTCAAGCTAGGGTTTGAATGCTAGCAGTTTAGCTCCTGAATCCTTGTAGGTAACTACCAATACCAAGAACCAGAAGGAAAAAACACCCAGGCCCTGGTATGTGGTGCACATAACTGTATCCACAGGCCCTGGTGTGTGGTGCAGAACTCATGAGGTGTATAGAAGCATggagaatttgaggtcagccagaACTACAAAAAGCCATGACTCATACAAGTAACAAGGGTTCTatccaacagagaaagagaaatgagggACAAAGGCCAAACAAAATGAACAATTTCTTTGAGGCTACCTTATGAGCTCCAGTGAGCTTTGCACCTCAGTCCCTGGAGAATGTGGGAACACAGGCCATGTACCTTAAAACATTTTAAGTGGGAGCAGCCAATTCCAGGCATTGTTCAGTgccttgtatctttttttttctagttccctgTCTCTTCTACATCATTTATACCTTCTGAATTTGCCAAACTGAAAGCAATGTTCTCTGTACTGAACATGCAGACCTTTTTACGCATTTGTATTCCCTGAACAATACTGTAAAACTACATAgcaaagctgggtggtggtggcgcacacctttaatcccgacacttgagaggcagacacaggcagttCCCTgaggatttgaggccagcctggtctactgagcgaGTTCCAGGTCAGGGCTTTAGagagaaacccggtcttgaaaaaaaccaacaaaaccccaATGTATAGCATTACATTGTTCTGTATTGGAATctagaggttttgtttttgagacaaagttttccCATACCACAGACTGGTCTGGATTGGATCGTCCTGCCTCCACACTCTGAGTAAGGATTACAGGCCTAAAGCACTACACTCAGCTATAGAGAAGACTCTAAGCACATGGGTCAGACAGTATGTGACAGTTAGCTCCATCTGAGGAAAGAGGTGGCTTGGGGAAAAGTATGCAGGGTCTCTTCATAAGCTGGTAAAAGTCCTAGCATTACTGCTCAACTGTGAATACACTACAGGTCATTGGACAGGTTAGGCCGTGTGGCTCAGTAGCAGTGCTTGTGGTCCATGCCTCAGGCCCCTGGGTTTTAGGCCCCAGCATTCCAACACAAATATCAGATCTGCTGATGGATGAATTACTTTCAAAAGAAGCTACTAATAAGTTCAGCCTTTACCCTCTGATCCGAAGCCATTCCCACTAGTCCTCAGTTTCCTTAACAAGGATAGGGACAACATCCCAGTAAGGAAAACACTCTGGTCACAAAGACCCAGGCCCTGCTGGTCATTGTGGAGGAAAGTGGAACTGAGTGCCAGGCCAGCCTACACATCAAGACCTTAactataaaaggaaacaaaacaaaacaaaaatccctcagAGCCTGATCTGTTTAGGGTCTAACCCAGGCTTCCTTTCCTGGAGTTCTGATTTGCTCATTTGAGGATGGAGATCAAAATCCCTGACTTGAAAGGTAAGAGGGGCTCTGGAGTCCTTGGCCAGCTGTTAGGCCAACTGCTGACCTGGGCACTAATGTCTGACAGTTGGGTGTGGTGGGTGTTTATGGACCTTCCTGAGCCTCAGAGTGGAGGGCAGGTCTGAGCCTTCAAGCTCACCTCTAGTCACTTCAGGGCTGATCGGGTCCAAGTGTTGCCAGTGTTATCTACAGCTCTGTACTTTAGGCACACTAGACTCGACTCGTGGGCTTTGGTGGAACCATCTGAGTGGTACGTTTAAGAAGGTTATGTCAAGTTCAGCACTTATAGCCCAAGAGTGAGTGCGTTGTACCTCCTTTCTTAGTCTCCATGATATCCAGAAAGTCCATCCAGGGCTCactagcacccccccccccccccagttgctAACCTACGGCTGAGAGGACGGAGCTGGACGGAGTCTCGAGACAGCAGCCCAGAATGCTGAAGGTCATTCTTGGGTGGGGGAGCAAGCTGGTCTCAAGAGCAGGGGTACAGTTGGAAGTTTAAGTTAACTTTCATGAGCAGCCTTTGAAGCAGGATTCCTACTTTGCAATGGTTTCCAAGAGCTAgctagggagagagggaaagtggaACCACCCAACTTCAAGTCCCTTAGCTGGAGTGAGGTGGCAAGTTCAGATACCAATGAGTCCTTGGATACCAAGCCCCAGTGAGGACCACAGTGCTGGCAGTGGGACAAGCCCATGTGCCGATGGAAGACTTGCAGTGGTCCAGGGTACCTACCAGCCTCTAGGAGTCACCTTGCACTGATGGCTCAGGGGGCCAGGGGCCAAGGACTTCACCCCATCTCATTCTGGGGCTCCCGTGCTAGGGTGGAAAGCTGTCTTAGGTCCCAAACCTCTGACCACAACTCTGCTACTGCCTGAGGTAGACCTGTGTCCACCTTAGATTGGGTGGGATTTATACCTTCAGAGAGCCATCTGCATCCCACATGGCCCAGTGCTAGGCGGCTCCTGCAAAAGATGGGGTGGAGGATCCTGATCCACACCCCCCATCTTCCACCTGACCTACAAGAGCAGCTTAATGTTTCCATATAAAGGAGCCACAGGGCTTAAGGTACTTCAACTTCATGTCAAAGTCACTATATAATCTGGAGCCAAAAACCCCGCCCCTCCCATTTACACGAAATGGCACCCCTACCTCTGCCAAGTAGTGGCAACAGAGGATACTGAGAGAACCCCAAAGGAGGCCCCCTCAAAGGGGACAGGGGCTTTCCTGGTCTCCAAGGTAGCCAGCTAACCCAGGCACACTGGGGTAACCAGGCCCAAAGAAGATGCAAAGTGAGTGCTGAGCTGGGGCTCGGAGGGGAGGAAACAACACACAGACAAAAACCCAGAAAgagtgacaaataccaactcagaaacagagacactgagGAAGGCACAGAAACCTAGACAGAAAAACAAGAGGTCACCGTGGCATGGTCCAGGAGACAGACCCAAGGGGGCTGGGGTAGTGCAGGACTGACTCAGAGGAACAAGAGACCTAGAGAGAGAGCAAAGACCCAGAGATGGAAACAGAGTCACAGTGGCGGagagctgggagacagagacccagagaaagagacagacgaGACCAACTGAGAAacaagagacccagagagagggacagacacacacacacacacacacacacacacacacacacacacacacacagaaacagagtcACAGTGGCGGagagctgggagacagagacccagagaaagagacagacgaGACCAACTGAGAAacaagagacccagagagagggacagacacacacacacacacacacacacacacacacacacacacacacacagaaacagagtcACAGTGGCCGTgaactggaactcagaaatccagagaaaaagacagagaccaaCCAGAGAAACAGGGACCTAGAAAAAAGggtagagacacacagagaaaaagagacaaagaccAGGCAGGGGTGGTGAGGCAGGCAAGACCCAGAAAGGTCAGCAAAGGCTGAATaagaatgaaaagagaaatgaagatcATATCTTATGAAATGCAGATGGATGG
This Mus musculus strain C57BL/6J chromosome 7, GRCm38.p6 C57BL/6J DNA region includes the following protein-coding sequences:
- the Kcnj14 gene encoding ATP-sensitive inward rectifier potassium channel 14, which translates into the protein MGLARALRRLSGALEPGNSRAGDEEEAGAGLCRNGWAPGPVAGSRRRGRFVKKDGHCNVRFVNLGGQGARYLSDLFTTCVDVRWRWMCLLFSCSFLASWLLFGLTFWLIASLHGDLAAPPPPAPCFSQVASFLAAFLFALETQTSIGYGVRSVTEECPAAVAAVVLQCIAGCVLDAFVVGAVMAKMAKPKKRNETLVFSENAVVALRDHRLCLMWRVGNLRRSHLVEAHVRAQLLQPRVTPEGEYIPLDHQDVDVGFDGGTDRIFLVSPITIVHEIDSASPLYELGRAELARADFELVVILEGMVEATAMTTQCRSSYLPGELLWGHRFEPVLFQRGSQYEVDYRHFHRTYEVPGTPVCSAKELDERAEQASHSPKSSFPGSLTAFCYENELALSCCQEEDEEEDTKEGTSAETPERAASPQALTPTLALTLPP